From the genome of Flavobacterium ovatum, one region includes:
- the ruvC gene encoding crossover junction endodeoxyribonuclease RuvC, whose translation MANERIILGIDPGTTIMGFGLIRVINKKMEFVQLNELQLSKYDNHYQKLKLIFERTIELIDTHHPDEIAIEAPFFGKNVQSMLKLGRAQGVAMAAGLSRDIPITEYEPKKIKMAITGNGNASKEQVAKMLQQLLGLKELPKNLDSTDGLAAAVCHFFNSGKVVGEKSYSGWDAFVKNNESRVKK comes from the coding sequence TTGGCAAACGAACGCATCATATTAGGGATTGACCCAGGGACCACCATCATGGGTTTTGGATTGATTCGGGTTATCAATAAAAAAATGGAATTTGTGCAACTCAATGAACTCCAATTGTCTAAATATGACAACCATTATCAAAAATTAAAACTCATTTTTGAGCGTACCATCGAATTAATAGATACGCATCATCCAGACGAAATCGCTATTGAAGCACCCTTTTTTGGGAAAAACGTGCAATCGATGTTGAAGTTGGGTCGTGCTCAAGGAGTAGCTATGGCAGCAGGACTTTCGAGAGATATTCCTATTACCGAGTACGAACCTAAGAAGATAAAAATGGCCATAACCGGTAACGGTAACGCCAGTAAAGAGCAAGTCGCCAAAATGCTCCAACAACTTTTAGGTTTGAAAGAATTACCAAAAAACCTAGATTCCACTGATGGATTAGCGGCAGCAGTTTGTCACTTTTTCAATTCAGGGAAAGTAGTTGGTGAAAAGAGCTATTCTGGTTGGGATGCTTTTGTGAAGAATAACGAATCTCGAGTTAAGAAATAG